The Vulcanimicrobium alpinum sequence CAACGTCGCGGGTGTGCGGCGCGATCTGCACGATCCGTCCTCGGTGATTCCGCGGATCGACGTTGCTGAAGCGCGCGCGATGCTCGCCGACGGCACGTTCACCGACGGGATGATTCCGAAGATGGCCGCCGCGGTCGCGGCGATCGACGGCGGTGCGCGGCGCGCGGTCGTTGCAGGCGCCGGGAACGGCGCGATCGCGCGCGCTCTCGCCGGCGAAGGAACGGAGATCACCGCGTCGCCACGCTAAATCACGCCGAGCCTGTCGAAGCGCAGCCGCAATCGCGCACGCAGGGGAAGCAATTCTATATGCACGATCGGGGCTGCGCTTCGACAGGCTCGGCGTGACTTAGCGGGCGCGTTCGTCGGCGTTGGGGTCGGGTTTGGTTTTCGGAGGGAGGGCGTCGAGGTTGACGACCGCGATCCCGGCGGACTTGAGCGCCGCGTTGAGCGGGACGACGTGGTTCGCGACGAACGCGCCGTAGTGCGCGACCGCGTCGCGGGTTTCGCGTTCGAGCGATGCGGTTTCGTCGCGCTGGGCTTGCGGCGGCGTGCCGGGGGCGATGTTGCCGATCATCGAGAGGACGCGCTCGCGCAGCAGATCGCGTAGGAAGTCGTTGTCCTGATCGTTGACCGGCTGCGAACTGATCGACGACTCGAGCGAGCGCGCCGCCGCAAGGACGCCGTTCGCACGCACCGCCAGCGTCGGCTCGTTCAGCGACGGTGTCCGTTCGCCCAACTGCACGCGGACGTTGTCGAGCCCTTTGAGCGCCGTATCGAGCTCGTCGAGCTGGCGGTACAGCGTGCGCGCGAGCGCGTAGCCCGCGCGCTCGTCGAGATCGCTGCGGACGCGCCGATCGCGCAGGACGCGGATCGGCTGCGTGTAGGTCATGCCGTCGCGATGCAGACGAACCGTGTACGTCCCGCTGAGGACCGCGACGCCGCCGTCGGTGCCGCGATCCCACTTCGCAGCGCGCCGCCACGGCGTGGGCGGCGTCTCGTCGAGGTTCCACACTACACGGTTCAGCCCGGCGTTGTTCGGCACGTTCGGGACGTCGTTGCCTTCGTCGTCTTCGTGCGTCCCGTCGATGCGGCGCACGACGCAGCCGCGCGCATCGACGATCTCGATCGTCGGCGCGGTCTTCGCAGGCGTCGCTTGATAGAATGTCACCGTCGCCGGCGGCGCGTCGTCGACGCCGCCCTCGGCATGTCCGGCGATGCTCGTCCGCTGCAGCGGCAGTGCGTCGCGGAGCGGAAACAGCCGCACGCCGGCGCCCTGCGCGGACGCGAGCTCGCGCAGGGCCGTCGGATCGTCGAGCACGTAGAGTCCGCGGCCGTGCGTCGCGGCGAGCAGGTCGACGGTCTGCGGCTGCACCGCGAGGTCGCGCACCTCGACCGCGGGGAGCGGCGCCGGGAACGGTTTCCAAGACGCGCCGCGATCGACGCTCCACCACACGCCGATCCCGGTGCCGGCGTACAGGACATCGGGATTGCGCGGGTCTTCGCGCACGACGTGCACTTCGGCGTGCGGCAAGCCGGCGGTGAGCGCGCGCCAATGCGCGCCGAAGTCGTCGGTCGCGTACACGTAGGGAGCACGGTCGCCGGCGTAGTGCGGTCGACCGCGACATACGCGGTTCCCGCTCGATGCACCGAGGCGGCGATCGACGGGATCCGTCCGTCGGCGTCGACGCCGGGGATCTCGGCGCGCGTCCAGTTCGCGCCGCCGTCGCGCGTGAGCTGCACGAGGCCGTCGTCGGTGGAAACCCACAGCAGGCCGTCGGCCAGCGGCGAGGGTGCGATCGCGAGGATCGTGTCGAACGTCTCGGCGCCGGTGACGTCGAGCCGCACGCCGCCGGAGAGCGTCTGCCGTTCGCGCAGGTTGCGGGTGAGATCGCCGCTGATCGCACGCCAGTGCGCACCGCGATCGGCGGAGACGAACGCGACGTTCCCCGCCGTGTAGAGCACGTGCGGATGCTGCGGCGAGAACGCCAGCGGCGTCTCCCAGTTGAAGCGGTACTGCAGTTCGCTCGGCGGAACGACGTTCTGATTGCGCAGATACACCGAGACATCCACGGTGCTCGCGTGCGTGCGGTCGAAACGCACGGTCTCGCCCTGATTGTCGCCGCCGCCCGCCGACGCGAACACCGTCGACGGATCGTGCGGATCGGGGACGACCCACGTGCCGTCGCCGCCGGCGACGCGCGTCCAGTCGTGCGCGCCGATCCCGCGATCGTCGCCGGTGCGCGACGGCGCACACCACGCGCCGTTGTCCTGCATTCCGCCGCAGACGCGATAGGGTGAGGCGAGATCGAACCCGACGTGACACGCCAGCGAGATCGGCAGCACGTAGCGCCATTGCCAGCGCGCGCCGCCGTCGCGCGAGAGCGCAACGCCGCCGTCGTTCGCCTCCAGAATCGTGCGGCCGTCGGCGGCGATCCACAGATCGTGATGGTCGCCGTGCAGGCGCTTTCCGCTTTCGTGCCAGGTCTTGCCGCCGTTCGTGCTCTCGGCGAGCTTCACCGAGACCGAGAAGAGATGGTTCTCGTCGTGCGGATCGACGGCGAGGCGCGAGTAGTAGAACGGCCGCTCGTTGATGAGCGTGTTCGACGACGTCATCGCCCACGTCGTCGGATCGCCACAGAATCCCCTGCGACGATTCGATCAGCACGTAGATGCGCTTGCCGTCGCTCGGCGCGATCGCCAGGCCAATTCGACCGATCGTTCCGTTCGCAAGTCCGGGTGCATGCAATGCGCTCCACGTCGCGCCGCCGTCGGTCGATTTGTAGATTCCGTCGCCGTCGCCGCCGCTGTCGAGATGCCAGGCGGAGCGGCGGAAGCGCCACATCCCCGCGAAGAGCACGTCGGGATGCTGCGGATCACGCACCACGTCCGACGCGCCGACACTCGGCCCCGCGTAGAGCGTCTTCGTCCACGTCGGTCCCCCATCGAGCGTGCGGAAGACGCCGCGTTCGGCGCTGTCGGCGAACGGATCGCCGAGCGCGGCGACGACGATGCGCCGCGGATCGCGCGGATCGATCAGCACGCGCGCGATCTGCGACGTGCTCGCCAACCCCATCTTCGCCCACGTCTTACCGCCGTCGGTCGAATGGTAGATCCCGTCGCCCGGGATCACGTCGTTGCGCGGCCACGGTTCGCCGGTCCCCACCCACACATCGTTTTTGTCCTTCGGCGAGATCGCGATCGAGCCGATCGACTGCGTCGTCTCGCGATCGAAGACCGGACTCCAATCGATCCCGCCGTTCGTAGACTTCCACACGCCGCCGCCAGCCGCGCCCGCGTAGAAGAGATTCGGATCGGCGTCCGTGCCGGCGACCGCGGCGACGCGTCCGCCAGAAACGGCCGGCCCGATGTTGCGCCACTGCAGGGCGGGCGACGGCGACGCGGACGGACGCGGCGAGGGACTCGGGCTTACCGCTCCGCGAGGCGACTCCGCGGCGCGGGCGGTCGGGGTCGCGGCTGCGCCGCACGCAAGAATGAGAATGGAAAGGACGACCGGTACGCGATGCACTCGTACCTGTACGCGAAGTCGGCATATCGTCCCGTCCCCCTGGCTCGCTCTCCGAAACGAATGGCGGGTCGGCCCCACGGTGAAACGCCGGCGTCCGGGCGGCCGTAGAACGCTCGGCACGCGTTGCGCCGGAGAAAACTCTGTGATACAAAGTCATCGTATGATCGCTCGATTCGGTCCCGCTCTCGCGCTCGCCGTCGCGGCTGGGCTTCCGCTCGCGGTGCTCGCCGATCCGCTCTCGGTGTTTCAGCCGCAGCAGGTGCGCGCCGTTTCGGTGACGGCCGCCGACGTCAAAGCACTGCGCGCGCTCCCGCCGCTCGACGCGTTCGGGACGGTCCGCGGGACGCGCAGCCCGGCGGTCGAGGACGTCGGCTCCGCCGCCGAAGCCGCCCACGAAGCCGGCTACGCGCTGCGCGTCCCGGCGACGGTCCCCGCCGCGCTCGCGACCGACGTGCACTACCGCGTGACCGGACGCGTGCGCACCACGTTCACCTTCAGCGGCGCGAAAGCGCGGGCGTGGGCGCGCAGCCGCAAGGTCGCGTTCACCCCGGTGCCCGGCGGCCTCGACGGCGCGGTCTACACCGCGACCC is a genomic window containing:
- a CDS encoding WD40/YVTN/BNR-like repeat-containing protein, which translates into the protein MTSSNTLINERPFYYSRLAVDPHDENHLFSVSVKLAESTNGGKTWHESGKRLHGDHHDLWIAADGRTILEANDGGVALSRDGGARWQWRYVLPISLACHVGFDLASPYRVCGGMQDNGAWCAPSRTGDDRGIGAHDWTRVAGGDGTWVVPDPHDPSTVFASAGGGDNQGETVRFDRTHASTVDVSVYLRNQNVVPPSELQYRFNWETPLAFSPQHPHVLYTAGNVAFVSADRGAHWRAISGDLTRNLRERQTLSGGVRLDVTGAETFDTILAIAPSPLADGLLWVSTDDGLVQLTRDGGANWTRAEIPGVDADGRIPSIAASVHRAGTAYVAVDRTTPATVLPTCTRPTTSARIGARSPPACRTPKCTSCAKTRAIPMSCTPAPGSACGGASIAARLGNRSRRRSPRSRCATSRCSRRPSTCSPRRTAADSTCSTIRRPCASSRPRRAPACGCFRSATHCRCSGRASPDMPRAASTTRRRRR